The Candidatus Methylomirabilota bacterium genome includes the window ACGGGTGCGGCCCGCGGGATCGGGCGTGAGATCGCGATCCTCATGGCCCAGTACGGCGCCAAGGTGGTCGTGAACGACTACGGCGGGAGCGCCGACGGCAAAGGCGGCGAGCAAGGTCCGGCCGACGAGGTGGTCAAGGAGATCAAGGCCAAGGGCGGCCAGGCCGCGGCCAACTACGACTCGGTGTCGACCATGGCGGGCGGCCAGGCCATCATCCAGACCGCGCTCGACCGGTTCGGGGGCATCGACATCGTCGTCAACAATGCCGGCATCCTCCGGGACCGCATGATCTTCAACATGACGGAGGAGGAGTGGGACGGCGTCATCAACACGCACCTCAAGGGCGCGTTCGCCGTGACGCGGGCCGCCGTCCCGCACATGAAGGAGAAGAAGTGGGGGCGCTTGGTCAACATGACCTCCACCTCGGGGCTCGTGGGCAACGTCGGGCAGGCCAACTACGCCGCAGCCAAGCTCGGCATCGTGGGGCTGACCAAGGTGACGGCCCTCGACATGGCCCGCTACAACGTCACGGCCAACTGCATCTCGCCCTTCGCGTGGACGCGGATGATCGGGACCATCCCGACGGAGACCGAGGCGCAGAAAGCGCGTGTCGAGAAGATCAAGAAGATGGGGCCGGAGCACATCGCCCCGGTGGCGGTCTTCCTCGCGAGCGATGCCGCCAAGGAGATCTCGGGGCAGGTCTTCGGCGTGCGCGGCAAGGAGATCATGCTGTTCAACCATATGCGGCCGATCCGGAACATGCACCACGACCAGGGCTGGACGCCCGAGCGGCTGGCGGAGATGTTCCCGGGCACGCTCAAGCACCATCTGGTTCCGCTGGAGACCTCCGGACAGTACTTCAACTACGATCCGCTCGTGTGATATGGCCCGCGTTTCCAGCGACTTGCGCGGCATCTCGTTCGTGTTTGTCCGTGTTTTGTCCGTGTTCCCTGAGCGCGACGACGGCGCCCGGGGCCCGCCGATAGGCCTCCAGGCGGTCGAGCCCGCGCTGCGCGAGCTGGAGGTCGCCGATCTGGTAGCGGTGGAACACGGCCATCGTCTTGTGGCCGGTGATGTCCATCGCCGTCTTGTAGTCGTTGCCCGCGGCGATGAGATCCCGCGCCGCGGTCCGCCGGAGGTCGT containing:
- a CDS encoding SDR family NAD(P)-dependent oxidoreductase, which encodes MTPMLRDKVAVVTGAARGIGREIAILMAQYGAKVVVNDYGGSADGKGGEQGPADEVVKEIKAKGGQAAANYDSVSTMAGGQAIIQTALDRFGGIDIVVNNAGILRDRMIFNMTEEEWDGVINTHLKGAFAVTRAAVPHMKEKKWGRLVNMTSTSGLVGNVGQANYAAAKLGIVGLTKVTALDMARYNVTANCISPFAWTRMIGTIPTETEAQKARVEKIKKMGPEHIAPVAVFLASDAAKEISGQVFGVRGKEIMLFNHMRPIRNMHHDQGWTPERLAEMFPGTLKHHLVPLETSGQYFNYDPLV